The following are encoded together in the Cynocephalus volans isolate mCynVol1 chromosome 4, mCynVol1.pri, whole genome shotgun sequence genome:
- the LOC134374621 gene encoding double homeobox protein A-like, whose translation MSQAKFLNKIVSTDCRRSRTKFTEDQLKILINAFEQNPYPGYATKQKLALEINTEESRIQTWFQNRRARHQLQNRHQLQKRPDLGKTLESSQSHDHLEEQTQSREPRRCRTSYTSSQLHTLIEAFMINPYPGFHFREQLAKEIGVPESRVQTWFQNRRNKLHAWRKRELHESLEQDQGQDF comes from the coding sequence ATGTCCCAAGCCAAGTTTCTAAACAAGATTGTATCAACAGATTGTAGGCGCAGTCGCACCAAATTCACAGAAGATCAATTGAAAATTCTTATCAATGCCTTTGAACAAAATCCTTACCCAGGTTATGCTACCAAACAAAAACTTGCTTTAGAAATCAACACTGAAGAGTCAAGAATCCAGACTTGGTTTCAGAATCGAAGAGCTAGGCACCAACTTCAGAATAGGCACCAACTTCAGAAAAGACCAGACCTTGGGAAGACTTTAGAATCAAGCCAAAGCCATGATCACCTTGAAGAACAGACTCAAAGTAGAGAACCCAGGCGGTGTCGTACCAGTTATACCTCCTCTCAATTACACACCCTCATTGAGGCATTTATGATCAACCCTTACCCTGGGTTTCATTTCAGAGAACAACTTGCCAAAGAAATTGGAGTTCCAGAGTCAAGAGTCCAAACTTGGTTTCAAAATCGAAGAAATAAATTACATGCCTGGAGAAAAAGAGAACTACATGAGTCCTTAGAACAAGACCAGGGACAAGACTTCTGA